The Clostridium chauvoei genome has a window encoding:
- a CDS encoding ABC transporter substrate-binding protein has product MFIDFVLSKKGQEIGQTVGSYQFLTNTTAQAPALADEIKDTKLIDYDLDWAGKVRSELVEKWNNAIK; this is encoded by the coding sequence ATGTTTATTGATTTTGTTTTAAGTAAAAAAGGACAGGAAATTGGTCAAACAGTAGGATCATATCAATTCTTAACTAATACAACAGCTCAAGCTCCAGCATTAGCAGATGAAATTAAAGATACTAAATTAATTGATTATGATTTAGATTGGGCTGGAAAAGTAAGAAGTGAACTTGTAGAAAAGTGGAATAATGCAATTAAGTAA
- a CDS encoding ABC transporter substrate-binding protein, whose translation MKRKRLLALSIATLMTAGLFVGCGSKQTSKDDLKLTIYCGLMEDHMVKIVEEFKNETGIQAEAVRMSSGEVLGRLRAEKDNPKASVWYGGPADAFVQAKEDGLLENYTSENAKDIPDKYKDKDGAWTGIYVGYLGFASNKKLLEEKGVKAPESWDDLLKPEFKGQISIANPGSSGTAYTALSTMVQLKGEEKGLEYMKELNKNVKSYEKSGTAPARLAGQGEVMVGVSYLHDGIKYREEGMKDIVLTAPKEGTGY comes from the coding sequence ATGAAAAGGAAAAGATTACTAGCACTTTCAATTGCTACTTTGATGACAGCAGGATTATTTGTTGGATGTGGAAGTAAGCAAACATCAAAGGATGATTTAAAGTTAACTATTTATTGTGGATTAATGGAAGACCATATGGTTAAAATCGTTGAAGAATTTAAAAATGAAACAGGAATTCAAGCAGAAGCAGTTAGAATGTCTTCTGGAGAAGTTCTTGGTAGATTAAGAGCTGAAAAAGATAATCCTAAAGCTTCAGTATGGTATGGTGGTCCGGCAGATGCTTTTGTACAAGCTAAAGAAGATGGACTATTAGAAAACTATACTTCAGAAAATGCTAAGGATATACCAGATAAATATAAGGATAAAGATGGAGCATGGACAGGAATATATGTTGGATATCTAGGATTTGCTTCTAATAAAAAATTATTAGAAGAAAAGGGTGTAAAAGCACCAGAAAGCTGGGATGATCTATTAAAACCAGAATTTAAGGGTCAAATATCTATTGCCAACCCAGGTTCATCAGGAACTGCATACACAGCTTTATCTACAATGGTTCAATTAAAGGGTGAAGAAAAAGGCCTAGAATATATGAAAGAGCTTAATAAGAATGTAAAATCTTATGAAAAATCAGGAACAGCTCCAGCAAGACTTGCAGGTCAAGGTGAAGTAATGGTGGGTGTTTCATATTTACATGATGGTATTAAATATAGAGAAGAAGGTATGAAGGATATAGTTTTAACTGCACCTAAAGAAGGTACAGGTTATTAA
- a CDS encoding nitrite reductase — translation MSDTYGNLQKVRDGVRKYGITPHLPGGFVTPEMLEKIAAVARKYNGVLKITSGQRILITNLNDYDLPKIWDELGMKPAVKMQNSVKNVEMCPAGFCKRVKYNTIGIGMKLSKKYQWMEMPCRTKIGVAGCRNACASTYSKDVGVIADKTGLIVIAGGSAGYNPRVADIIAEELNEEQALKVIDSIFEYYKKNAEAGEKLSFFIERIGIDKFKEQAISISNI, via the coding sequence ATGAGTGATACTTATGGAAATCTTCAAAAGGTTAGAGATGGAGTAAGAAAATATGGAATAACACCTCATTTGCCTGGAGGCTTTGTTACTCCAGAAATGTTAGAGAAAATAGCAGCAGTAGCTAGAAAATATAATGGAGTGTTAAAAATAACATCAGGGCAACGAATTTTAATTACTAATCTAAATGATTATGATTTACCTAAAATATGGGATGAGCTTGGAATGAAGCCAGCAGTGAAAATGCAAAATTCAGTTAAAAATGTAGAGATGTGCCCTGCTGGTTTTTGTAAGAGAGTTAAGTATAACACTATAGGTATTGGAATGAAATTATCTAAAAAATATCAATGGATGGAAATGCCTTGTAGAACTAAAATTGGGGTAGCTGGTTGTAGGAATGCATGTGCAAGTACTTATTCAAAAGATGTTGGAGTTATAGCAGATAAAACAGGATTAATAGTTATAGCTGGAGGATCTGCAGGTTACAATCCAAGAGTAGCAGATATAATAGCTGAAGAATTAAATGAAGAACAAGCATTAAAAGTTATAGATAGTATATTTGAATATTATAAAAAAAATGCAGAAGCAGGAGAAAAATTAAGCTTTTTCATTGAAAGAATAGGTATAGATAAATTTAAAGAACAAGCAATTAGTATATCAAATATTTAA
- the yidA gene encoding sugar-phosphatase gives MYKLIALDMDGTLLREDKSISERTKLAIQKAREKGVTVVLATGRPIEGVSRYLEILDMYRDNDYVLSYNGALVQKTKSKEVVSKVSLKGQDVHDLYKLSKENGVNIHAFSEIQGLITPKISKYTEVEATINGIDVSEKDFNSIDKEEVIAKIMMIDEPEILAPATENLPKEIYEKYTVVRSTPYFLEFLNKDANKGTGLELLAKHLGIKREEVIAMGDAGNDLHMIEYAGLGVAMGNSFEEVKEAADYITATNEEDGVAKVIEEFVL, from the coding sequence ATGTACAAGTTAATTGCATTAGATATGGATGGAACTCTATTAAGAGAAGACAAAAGTATTTCAGAAAGAACAAAGTTAGCTATACAAAAAGCTAGAGAAAAGGGTGTAACAGTAGTATTAGCTACAGGAAGACCTATTGAAGGAGTATCAAGATACTTAGAAATTCTTGATATGTATAGAGATAATGATTATGTATTAAGCTATAATGGAGCTTTAGTTCAAAAAACTAAAAGTAAAGAGGTAGTTTCAAAAGTAAGCTTAAAAGGGCAAGATGTACATGATTTATATAAATTAAGTAAAGAAAATGGAGTTAATATTCATGCCTTTTCAGAAATACAAGGATTAATTACTCCTAAAATAAGCAAGTACACAGAAGTAGAAGCAACAATAAATGGAATAGATGTTTCAGAAAAAGATTTTAATTCTATAGATAAAGAAGAAGTTATTGCAAAAATAATGATGATAGATGAACCGGAAATACTAGCACCAGCTACAGAAAATTTACCTAAAGAAATTTATGAAAAATATACAGTTGTAAGAAGTACTCCTTATTTCTTAGAATTTTTAAATAAAGATGCTAATAAAGGAACTGGATTAGAACTTTTAGCAAAACATTTAGGAATAAAGAGAGAAGAAGTTATTGCTATGGGTGATGCAGGTAATGATTTACATATGATAGAGTATGCAGGCCTTGGAGTAGCTATGGGAAATTCTTTTGAAGAAGTAAAAGAAGCTGCAGATTATATAACAGCTACTAATGAAGAAGATGGAGTAGCAAAAGTAATAGAAGAATTTGTTTTATAA
- a CDS encoding ATP cone domain-containing protein has product MKIIKKDGRIEEFIPKKIITSIENAANDIGELLNESDLRVLVGDIEKKLMEIRKDSLITSSYEVVGVVFYILKRDEFSDILKSYIEHNK; this is encoded by the coding sequence ATGAAAATAATAAAAAAGGATGGAAGAATAGAAGAATTTATTCCTAAAAAAATAATAACTAGTATAGAAAATGCAGCAAATGATATTGGAGAGTTACTAAATGAATCAGATTTAAGAGTTTTGGTAGGAGATATAGAAAAAAAGTTGATGGAAATAAGAAAAGATTCATTAATTACATCAAGTTATGAAGTAGTAGGAGTAGTGTTTTATATTCTTAAAAGAGACGAATTTTCAGATATACTAAAATCTTATATAGAACATAATAAATAA
- a CDS encoding DEAD/DEAH box helicase — translation MKNTTFKDMKLSDEILKALNNLGFEEPSEVQKEAIPYMLNKNDIIVKSQTGSGKTASFGIPLCEMSLSNESKVQGLVLVPTRELALQVKEDISNIGRLKKVRCAAVFGKQPFNDQIRELKQRVHIIAGTPGRINDHINRGNLDLKNIKFVVIDEADKMLNMGFVDQIEEILNRLPKDRNTALFSATLPEQIEKLCSSYMNNPKILTVKAKAFNRDKIKQSYVEIDVNNKLNELCRYLYASAPESAIVFCNTRDKVKNVFLELKRDGIKAEQLHGDMEQKDRLKTMERFKNKEFKVLVATDIAARGIHIDHITHVFNYEIPMERESYVHRIGRTGRAGKEGFAISFVSNYEKKFLDGIEEYIGYTIKQGNLPSDEKVKEGITIFRESQKNLSKNIGNPKKTIHSDVTKIHISGGKKKKIRPIDIVGCFSNLDGLTGEDIGIIDVQDICSFVDILNGKGNKILNKYKEVSIKGKKVRLSKAKK, via the coding sequence ATGAAAAATACAACATTTAAAGATATGAAATTAAGTGATGAAATACTTAAAGCTTTGAATAACTTAGGATTTGAAGAACCATCAGAAGTACAAAAAGAAGCAATTCCATATATGTTAAATAAAAATGATATTATAGTAAAATCACAAACAGGTAGTGGAAAAACTGCAAGTTTTGGAATCCCATTATGCGAAATGTCTTTATCAAATGAAAGTAAAGTTCAGGGCTTAGTTTTAGTACCTACAAGAGAATTAGCTTTGCAAGTAAAAGAAGATATATCCAATATAGGTAGATTAAAAAAAGTTAGATGTGCAGCAGTTTTTGGAAAACAGCCTTTTAACGATCAAATTAGAGAACTTAAGCAAAGAGTTCATATTATTGCAGGAACACCAGGAAGAATTAATGACCATATAAATAGAGGAAATCTAGATTTAAAAAATATTAAATTTGTAGTTATAGATGAAGCAGATAAAATGCTTAATATGGGATTTGTAGATCAAATAGAAGAAATATTAAATAGATTGCCGAAGGACAGAAATACTGCTTTATTTTCAGCTACTTTGCCAGAACAAATAGAAAAATTATGTTCTAGCTATATGAATAACCCCAAAATATTAACAGTAAAAGCTAAAGCTTTTAATAGAGATAAAATTAAGCAAAGTTATGTAGAGATAGATGTAAATAATAAACTTAATGAATTGTGTAGATATTTATATGCATCTGCTCCAGAATCAGCTATAGTATTCTGTAATACAAGAGATAAAGTTAAAAATGTATTTTTAGAACTAAAAAGAGATGGAATAAAAGCAGAACAACTTCATGGTGATATGGAACAAAAAGATAGATTAAAGACTATGGAAAGATTTAAGAATAAAGAATTTAAAGTGTTAGTTGCTACAGATATAGCAGCTAGAGGAATACATATAGACCATATAACTCATGTATTTAATTATGAGATTCCTATGGAAAGAGAAAGTTATGTACATAGAATAGGAAGAACAGGAAGAGCAGGAAAAGAAGGCTTTGCTATTTCTTTTGTATCTAATTATGAGAAAAAATTTTTAGATGGGATAGAAGAATATATAGGATATACAATTAAACAAGGAAACTTACCTTCTGATGAAAAAGTAAAAGAAGGAATAACTATATTTAGAGAAAGTCAAAAGAATTTATCTAAGAATATTGGTAATCCTAAAAAAACTATACATAGTGATGTAACTAAAATTCATATAAGTGGTGGTAAAAAGAAAAAAATACGTCCAATTGATATTGTGGGATGTTTTAGTAATTTAGATGGATTAACAGGAGAAGATATAGGAATAATTGATGTTCAAGATATTTGCTCATTTGTTGATATATTAAATGGAAAAGGAAATAAGATACTTAATAAATATAAAGAAGTATCTATAAAAGGTAAAAAGGTAAGATTAAGTAAAGCAAAAAAATAG
- a CDS encoding DedA family protein, with the protein MNIQVIMEYLSRYGMMFLFLIIFLEYLNFPGLGAAVIMPAAGIVVAKSGINFFVALGVSVLAGVLASYILYIISYYFGNPILSRIYKRFPKTRDSIEKTYKYIERYGNKGVLVTRLVPVGRTLIPFVAGTFRMNILNFTVYSTIGIAIWNAIFIYAGYAFGYFFI; encoded by the coding sequence ATGAATATACAAGTAATAATGGAATATTTATCAAGGTACGGGATGATGTTTCTATTTTTAATTATATTTTTAGAATATCTTAATTTTCCAGGTTTAGGAGCAGCAGTTATTATGCCAGCAGCAGGAATAGTTGTTGCAAAGTCAGGAATTAACTTTTTTGTAGCATTAGGAGTATCTGTATTGGCAGGTGTATTAGCTAGCTATATTTTATATATAATATCATATTATTTTGGGAATCCTATTTTATCTAGAATATATAAAAGATTTCCTAAAACTAGAGATTCTATTGAGAAAACATATAAATATATAGAACGATACGGGAATAAAGGGGTATTAGTTACAAGATTAGTTCCTGTAGGAAGAACTTTAATTCCTTTTGTAGCAGGAACATTTAGAATGAATATATTAAACTTTACCGTATACTCTACTATAGGAATAGCAATATGGAATGCTATATTTATATATGCAGGGTATGCTTTTGGATATTTCTTCATATAA